The following are encoded in a window of Rubellicoccus peritrichatus genomic DNA:
- a CDS encoding FecR family protein: protein MNIIRKILSTLAVTVLFTAVAQAQISEGTVKVFTVKGNVSLIDIETKKAEPLRRGMEFSAGKMVSTGENSTALLLFSNGAAVNVSEKSTVSVDQFIQAKFDPQLGSYLRLTEDPSQSKTELYVEEGTIAGQVKRLQNGSQYDVNTPNASAGIRGTDYVVTVVISGGQLSTVITNASGDVVAVAQGNPIGLSPGESVTITANRVVDPNTGTVTYDVTDIGTPGPATADEIQTANDAVDQINDATVAPVPSVPTATPGTEGETPVLDIDPGINVSPAGG, encoded by the coding sequence ATGAATATTATTCGTAAGATTCTGTCTACCCTCGCTGTTACAGTGCTTTTTACGGCTGTTGCTCAAGCCCAAATTAGTGAGGGAACTGTCAAAGTCTTCACTGTTAAGGGAAACGTCTCTCTCATTGACATTGAAACAAAAAAAGCGGAGCCACTACGTCGTGGAATGGAGTTCTCTGCAGGCAAAATGGTGAGCACGGGAGAAAATTCCACTGCGCTTTTACTCTTCTCAAACGGAGCAGCTGTCAACGTCAGCGAGAAATCAACGGTAAGTGTTGATCAATTCATTCAAGCTAAGTTTGACCCGCAACTTGGTTCCTATCTTCGTCTGACAGAAGACCCAAGCCAGTCCAAGACCGAGCTTTACGTTGAGGAAGGCACGATTGCTGGTCAGGTAAAAAGACTTCAGAACGGCTCTCAGTATGACGTGAACACGCCAAACGCATCGGCTGGCATTCGCGGCACTGACTACGTTGTTACAGTGGTTATCTCTGGTGGCCAGTTAAGCACAGTCATCACCAATGCATCCGGTGATGTGGTTGCAGTTGCCCAAGGCAACCCAATCGGATTGAGCCCTGGTGAGTCTGTAACAATCACGGCAAATCGCGTAGTCGATCCAAATACAGGAACAGTCACCTACGATGTAACTGACATTGGAACTCCAGGGCCAGCAACTGCAGACGAAATTCAGACAGCAAATGACGCTGTCGATCAGATCAATGATGCAACAGTAGCACCAGTTCCATCAGTTCCAACAGCAACTCCAGGAACTGAAGGTGAAACTCCAGTGCTTGATATTGATCCAGGTATCAATGTCAGCCCTGCAGGTGGTTGA
- a CDS encoding NAD(P)H-dependent oxidoreductase, translating into MKILVISCSHNPKSRSNILAQEALNDLKAEGGEVEWIDLAKTELPFCDGAHSYGHENVGPVSEKISQADGIILAAPVYNYDLNAAAKNLLELTGRNWTGKIVGFACAAGGHGSFMSIMPFANSLMLDFRCVIVPRFVYATGAAFADGKVSDPEIRERVRGLAKDLVNFSKGLNGYTEKAD; encoded by the coding sequence ATGAAAATACTGGTAATCAGTTGCAGTCACAATCCCAAGAGCCGGAGCAACATCCTTGCTCAGGAAGCATTAAACGACCTTAAGGCAGAAGGCGGTGAAGTTGAATGGATCGACCTGGCCAAAACAGAACTCCCTTTCTGCGACGGGGCCCATAGTTACGGCCATGAGAACGTCGGTCCCGTCTCTGAAAAAATCAGTCAAGCGGATGGGATCATTCTGGCTGCTCCGGTTTATAATTATGACCTCAATGCTGCTGCAAAAAACTTGCTGGAACTGACTGGACGTAACTGGACCGGGAAGATAGTCGGCTTTGCCTGCGCAGCGGGAGGCCATGGCAGCTTCATGTCAATCATGCCCTTTGCAAACAGCCTGATGCTCGATTTCCGCTGCGTCATTGTCCCGCGCTTTGTCTATGCAACCGGGGCTGCTTTTGCCGATGGCAAAGTCTCCGATCCTGAAATCCGGGAAAGAGTCAGAGGGTTGGCAAAAGATTTAGTCAATTTCTCCAAAGGACTTAATGGCTACACTGAAAAAGCCGATTAA
- a CDS encoding LOG family protein, which yields MPEGLASDHQFDLVGQAVENILEMQPEFIKTAIQLERENVRQTVVFFGAAKVLSPENAQAELDALELRFKQIKRRTKKHWQQLDQAADGVYMSRYYQAAEDLAAKITLWSKTRGPKKELVIATGAGPGIMEAANKGAFTAGGRSAGFGIEIPTEQKPNEYITPELLFYFKSFLPRKFWLIFPARALVVFPGGIGTLDELFEVYTLMKTRKATRYIPIVLYGREYWEELINFDTMVRFGTIHKSDLDFISFCDSVDEAFDFITNELEKQEAAKD from the coding sequence ATGCCCGAAGGTTTAGCATCGGACCATCAATTTGACCTCGTCGGGCAAGCTGTAGAGAATATTCTCGAGATGCAGCCGGAGTTCATCAAAACGGCAATCCAGCTCGAAAGAGAAAACGTCCGTCAAACCGTCGTGTTCTTTGGTGCAGCAAAGGTGTTATCTCCCGAGAATGCACAAGCAGAATTGGACGCACTGGAGTTAAGATTCAAACAAATCAAACGGCGCACAAAGAAGCACTGGCAGCAACTTGATCAAGCAGCCGATGGCGTCTACATGTCGCGTTATTATCAGGCAGCTGAAGACCTCGCTGCAAAAATAACTCTCTGGTCAAAGACTCGAGGCCCCAAGAAAGAGCTTGTGATCGCAACTGGAGCCGGACCAGGAATTATGGAAGCGGCCAATAAAGGCGCATTCACGGCAGGTGGGCGCAGTGCTGGCTTTGGAATAGAAATCCCTACTGAGCAAAAGCCCAACGAATATATCACCCCTGAGTTACTCTTTTACTTCAAGAGCTTCCTGCCTCGAAAATTCTGGCTGATTTTTCCGGCAAGAGCACTTGTTGTTTTTCCAGGGGGAATTGGAACTCTCGATGAGCTTTTTGAAGTCTACACGCTAATGAAAACTCGAAAAGCAACCCGGTACATCCCAATCGTGCTCTATGGCCGTGAATACTGGGAGGAGCTGATCAACTTTGATACCATGGTACGGTTTGGAACCATCCATAAATCTGATCTGGATTTCATTAGCTTTTGTGACTCAGTAGATGAAGCATTCGACTTCATCACAAATGAGCTCGAAAAACAGGAAGCTGCCAAAGACTGA
- a CDS encoding CPBP family glutamic-type intramembrane protease, giving the protein MSQDAHETSTTIQAADNDLSEEDNLSAMQNDPLMIIVMFGVSVYLAKLWLDDFRSARAGKAKPGAFPGAVGCSRLAIGVAVAGALVLLALETGGEYALGVVSEQSDITALALLSLVSAAFFEELIFRGYLVVDKKGKAPLIASIVGFSLIFTVIHPFLWELDYPEGVAGWQFWEANLTFNFTEKAWFSTIIVFLNSLWFYSVRFFALNPAHSLIPCMAAHLASNLGVFLIKLFQGHVVGLW; this is encoded by the coding sequence ATGAGTCAAGACGCCCACGAGACTTCAACTACGATACAGGCAGCAGATAACGATTTATCTGAAGAGGATAATCTCAGCGCAATGCAGAATGATCCTTTAATGATCATTGTGATGTTTGGAGTCAGTGTTTACCTGGCCAAGCTTTGGTTGGATGATTTTCGTTCCGCTAGAGCTGGCAAGGCCAAGCCTGGAGCGTTTCCCGGGGCTGTAGGCTGCAGTCGACTGGCAATTGGCGTTGCTGTGGCTGGTGCTCTTGTGTTGTTGGCTCTTGAAACAGGTGGAGAGTATGCGCTTGGAGTTGTTTCAGAGCAGAGCGATATTACAGCCTTGGCTTTGCTATCGTTGGTCAGTGCTGCATTTTTTGAAGAATTGATCTTTCGAGGTTATCTGGTGGTCGATAAAAAGGGGAAGGCGCCGCTCATCGCCAGTATTGTAGGCTTCTCTTTGATTTTTACAGTGATCCATCCATTTCTCTGGGAGCTGGATTATCCTGAAGGAGTTGCGGGATGGCAATTTTGGGAAGCGAATCTGACCTTCAATTTCACCGAGAAGGCATGGTTCAGTACGATCATTGTGTTTTTGAATTCGCTCTGGTTTTACAGTGTTCGATTTTTTGCCCTGAACCCTGCTCATTCCCTGATCCCGTGTATGGCTGCGCATCTTGCCAGTAATCTAGGGGTGTTTCTGATAAAACTATTTCAAGGCCATGTTGTTGGCCTTTGGTAA
- a CDS encoding polyprenyl synthetase family protein: MLATTDSKHSKPTGFDDIIAPVEASLHALTAFLDNQSNEFETEVREMVAYCLKNQGKRIRPVLVFFSGWPITTENQDLLVRASAVVELVHLATLVHDDILDDATIRHNSDTASARWGNAAAVLLGDALFSQALKLASDFPTVEVCRAVSLATRRVCAGEIRQTFERGNANFALDEYFRVIELKTAELFKVSCFLGAHLNGYSETAVNAAAEFGRRLGIAYQIYDDLADILGDEKKIGKTLGTDLASGKYTLPTLLLLQDGHISSKELLEIKQSGKFDHEHFLGQLRDSGIIERVHEIFLKEIDAAEAAIISVQDEFQAGEYLLRLSEFVRLQMARYS; the protein is encoded by the coding sequence ATGCTCGCAACAACAGATTCCAAGCACTCCAAGCCCACCGGCTTTGATGACATTATCGCCCCAGTAGAGGCGAGCCTGCATGCGCTAACAGCATTTCTAGACAACCAGTCCAATGAATTTGAGACTGAAGTCCGCGAAATGGTCGCTTATTGCCTGAAGAACCAAGGCAAGCGCATCCGCCCTGTCCTGGTCTTCTTCAGTGGTTGGCCCATTACCACTGAGAATCAAGATTTGCTGGTACGGGCATCTGCTGTCGTCGAACTCGTTCATTTGGCGACGCTTGTTCATGACGACATTCTGGATGATGCAACGATACGTCATAATTCAGATACGGCCAGCGCACGCTGGGGTAACGCAGCTGCTGTCCTCCTTGGCGACGCATTGTTTTCGCAAGCGCTCAAGCTCGCCTCCGATTTCCCTACTGTTGAGGTATGCCGTGCCGTCTCTCTGGCAACCCGCAGAGTCTGTGCAGGTGAAATCCGTCAGACCTTCGAGCGAGGCAACGCCAACTTTGCTCTCGATGAGTATTTCCGCGTCATAGAGCTAAAAACCGCAGAATTATTCAAAGTATCCTGTTTTCTTGGGGCACACCTAAACGGCTACTCTGAAACAGCAGTCAATGCAGCTGCTGAATTCGGGCGTCGCCTGGGTATCGCCTATCAGATTTACGATGATCTCGCTGACATTCTTGGAGATGAGAAGAAAATCGGAAAGACACTGGGAACAGACCTGGCAAGCGGCAAATACACACTCCCCACCCTGCTTCTGCTCCAGGATGGACATATTTCATCAAAAGAACTGTTAGAAATTAAGCAAAGTGGCAAATTTGACCATGAGCACTTCCTTGGGCAGCTACGCGACTCTGGAATCATCGAGCGCGTGCATGAAATTTTCTTAAAGGAGATTGATGCGGCTGAAGCAGCAATCATAAGCGTCCAAGACGAGTTCCAGGCCGGTGAGTATCTACTTCGCTTAAGTGAATTCGTACGCCTCCAAATGGCACGCTATTCTTGA
- a CDS encoding sigma-70 family RNA polymerase sigma factor, whose translation MAHSSAISKSVAVRTADQAVSADSDMAIVRQVQAGDVAAFDRLTVKYRERLFSVVYNLTSNREDANDLTQDAFIKAFRSINKFKGRSSFFTWLYRIAVNGAISHLKKNRLRRFFSLEDLNESAGSKEILDALAVKTGTEKPALLNELQEKLNEALQKLSLKHRTVVVLFEIEGLSHQEIAEVTKTSEGTVRSRLHYAKQQLQSSLSDYLA comes from the coding sequence ATGGCTCACAGCAGCGCCATATCCAAGTCCGTCGCCGTCAGAACGGCCGACCAAGCCGTTTCAGCAGATTCGGACATGGCCATCGTACGCCAAGTGCAAGCGGGCGACGTCGCTGCCTTTGATCGTTTGACAGTCAAATATCGAGAACGACTGTTCTCCGTTGTATACAATCTGACATCAAACCGAGAAGATGCAAATGACCTGACTCAGGATGCCTTCATCAAGGCATTCCGCTCTATTAATAAGTTTAAAGGTCGTTCCAGCTTCTTTACCTGGCTCTATCGCATTGCTGTGAATGGTGCAATTTCGCACCTCAAAAAGAACCGTTTGAGGCGTTTTTTCAGCTTGGAAGACCTCAATGAGTCAGCTGGCAGCAAAGAGATCCTGGATGCCCTTGCGGTCAAAACAGGCACAGAAAAACCTGCTCTTTTAAACGAACTTCAAGAAAAATTGAACGAGGCGCTCCAAAAACTGTCTCTAAAGCATAGAACCGTAGTTGTGCTATTTGAAATAGAGGGGTTGAGTCATCAGGAAATAGCCGAAGTTACCAAAACTTCGGAAGGTACTGTGCGCTCCCGGCTCCACTACGCCAAACAGCAGCTACAATCATCTCTCAGCGACTATTTGGCTTAA
- a CDS encoding S1C family serine protease: MKLLLFITTAVISALSFSPLLAQDDAGLNAALGLQRRVQNVFEDNKLAVVKVISAFNTENEDAKNVLLVGTGFYISKEGHIMTNTNVVYGADRIWIEREGIAYVCEAVGHDPLTNISIIQALTLPSDFEFLRFSEKPDLPAVGSFLLSITCELGMQPGPSFGLISGWNTQYVERILPTIYLRTDIPYDGGEGGAPVFDLNGSLVGMIVAALPEIRSSLVLPARAIQRVRDDILFSGQVTYAYFGFQTRQTSSLASGPWVEVEDVQKDSPADTAGILKGDILKQVGDFEIKTDDDLRTASFFTRPDEFVTIYIIRGDKEMNLEMKPSVREVPITAMPPAHAQAPMEADGPFPVGADFVLPTETAPPAEEKATSEEDSLPDEAAPAQSASPKDKDAPVASPQVEKAPSDTGEES, from the coding sequence ATGAAACTGCTGTTATTCATTACGACAGCAGTCATAAGCGCACTCAGCTTCAGTCCGTTGCTTGCTCAGGATGACGCTGGACTCAATGCAGCCCTTGGCTTGCAGCGGAGAGTCCAAAACGTCTTCGAAGACAACAAACTCGCTGTCGTAAAAGTCATCTCGGCCTTCAATACAGAAAACGAAGACGCCAAAAACGTTTTATTGGTCGGAACCGGTTTCTACATAAGCAAAGAAGGCCACATCATGACCAACACAAATGTGGTCTACGGGGCTGATCGTATCTGGATTGAACGAGAAGGTATCGCTTATGTATGTGAAGCCGTAGGACATGATCCGCTGACCAATATTTCGATTATACAAGCCCTGACCCTTCCTTCCGATTTTGAATTTCTCCGTTTTTCAGAAAAACCAGACCTGCCTGCTGTTGGGAGCTTCCTCCTTTCCATAACCTGTGAGCTAGGTATGCAGCCAGGACCTTCTTTTGGATTGATCTCCGGATGGAATACCCAGTATGTCGAGCGCATCCTGCCAACGATCTATCTCCGTACGGACATCCCTTATGATGGAGGTGAAGGTGGCGCCCCGGTATTCGATCTCAACGGCTCTCTGGTTGGCATGATCGTAGCCGCATTGCCTGAGATCCGCTCCTCTCTTGTCCTGCCCGCCAGAGCGATCCAACGTGTCAGAGATGACATTCTCTTTTCCGGCCAAGTGACCTATGCCTATTTTGGTTTCCAAACGCGACAGACATCAAGTCTTGCCAGCGGCCCTTGGGTAGAAGTCGAAGATGTTCAAAAGGATAGCCCTGCAGACACAGCTGGTATTCTGAAAGGTGACATTTTAAAACAAGTCGGGGACTTCGAAATAAAGACCGATGATGATTTAAGAACTGCTTCATTCTTCACGCGGCCAGACGAATTTGTCACCATCTACATCATTCGTGGTGACAAAGAGATGAATCTTGAAATGAAGCCGTCTGTGCGTGAAGTCCCGATTACGGCCATGCCTCCGGCACATGCTCAAGCTCCAATGGAGGCAGATGGTCCGTTTCCCGTAGGTGCAGATTTCGTGCTACCAACGGAAACAGCTCCTCCAGCAGAAGAAAAGGCGACCTCAGAAGAAGATTCGTTACCAGATGAAGCTGCTCCTGCTCAATCCGCATCACCAAAAGATAAAGATGCGCCGGTCGCATCTCCGCAGGTCGAAAAAGCTCCATCAGACACAGGAGAAGAGTCATGA